In the Drosophila gunungcola strain Sukarami unplaced genomic scaffold, Dgunungcola_SK_2 000001F, whole genome shotgun sequence genome, one interval contains:
- the LOC128262035 gene encoding cytosolic 10-formyltetrahydrofolate dehydrogenase: MALKLKIAIIGQSNFAADVLELLLERSNVQIVGVFTIPDKGSREDILATTAAAHKIPVFKFSGWRRKGVALPEVLEQYKSVGANLNVLPFCSQFIPMEVIDGAPLGSICYHPSILPRHRGASAISWTLIEGDEVAGFSIFWADDGLDTGPLLLTRQTNLEPTDTLDTIYKRFLYPEGVKAMGVAVDMVASGTAPKITQTEVGATYDPAMFKVENQMINLQQSAERIWNFVRGLDSVPGAVATVIEADGTEEQVRLFGAHLYSAGPVSNGQPLRLKGLTKPAWIHSAGLLIEGTDGAFVNIRRIKRGSKVIGASDWFKQADQQPITDFTDDELAKRTLLAGIWQAILKDEIEASTDFFAAGAGSMDVVRLVEEVKEAFDVPLENEQVFMAPVFEEFFGLLVRIIRQGSGGAAGQQLDFEGFTLRANKREIRVPTQLFINGEFVDAEGKRTLDIVNPTDEEVLCQVACATANDVDKAVQAAHSAFYGSWKQISSRQRGQLMLNLADLMERHKEELATIESVDSGAVYTLALKTHVGMSIDAWRYFAGCCDKIQGSTIPVNPARPNNVLTFTRKEPIGVCGLITPWNYPLMMLSWKMAACIAAGNTCLIKPAQTCPLTALKFAELTVLAGFPPGVINVLPGKGSEAGQAVADHQLVRKLGFTGSTPVGKHIMKSCADSNLKKCSLELGGKSPLIVFADCDMDKAVKHGMSSVFFNKGENCIAAGRLFVEDRIHDEFVRRVLKDLRTMTIGDPLNRSTAHGPQNHKAHFDKLLDFCQRGVAEGAQLVYGGCRVPNLKGYFFTPTVFTNVTDDMYIAQEESFGPIMIISKFNGSDVDSLFQRANRTEYGLASGVFTKDIGKALSFADRIEAGTVFINVYNKTDVAAPFGGFKQSGYGKDLGQEALNEYLKTKCVTVEY, from the exons ATGGCT CTAAAACTGAAAATAGCCATTATTGGGCAGAGCAACTTTGCCGCTGATGTTCTGGAGCTGTTGCTGGAGCGTTCGAATGTCCAGATTGTGGGCGTGTTCACAATTCCGGACAAGGGCAGTCGCGAGGACATCCTGGCCACCACTGCCGCCGCGCACAAGATACCTGTCTTCAAGTTTTCCGGCTGGCGCCGCAAGGGCGTGGCTCTGCCCGAGGTGCTGGAGCAGTACAAGTCGGTGGGCGCCAACCTGAACGTGCTGCCCTTCTGCTCCCAGTTCATTCCCATGGAGGTGATTGATGGGGCGCCGCTGGGCAGCATCTGCTATCATCCCTCCATCCTGCCACGCCATCGGGGAGCCAGTGCCATATCCTGGACCCTCATCGAGGGTGATGAGGTGGCCGGTTTCAGTATCTTCTGGGCGGATGACGGCCTGGACACTGGACCGCTGCTCCTCACGCGCCAGACGAACCTGGAGCCCACGGACACACTGGACACCATCTACAAGCGGTTCCTGTACCCCGAGGGCGTCAAGGCCATGGGCGTGGCCGTGGACATGGTGGCCAGTGGCACGGCTCCGAAGATAACCCAAACGGAGGTGGGGGCCACCTATGACCCGGCCATGTTCAAGGTGGAAAACCAGATGATCAATCTGCAGCAGTCGGCGGAGAGAATTTGGAACTTTGTCCGTGGCTTGGACTCAGTTCCCGGAGCAGTGGCCACTGTGATCGAAGCGGATGGCACGGAGGAGCAGGTTCGTCTGTTCGGCGCCCATCTGTACTCCGCTGGACCCGTCTCCAATGGCCAGCCACTGCGCTTGAAGGGTCTGACCAAGCCAGCTTGGATCCACAGTGCTGGTCTCCTCATCGAGGGCACCGATGGCGCCTTTGTCAACATTCGCCGGATCAAGCGGGGCTCCAAGGTGATCGGTGCCAGTGATTGGTTCAAGCAGGCGGATCAGCAGCCCATCACCGATTTCACGGATGATGAGCTGGCCAAGCGAACTCTGCTTGCCGGAATCTGGCAGGCCATACTCAAGGATGAAATCGAGGCTTCCACCGACTTTTTTGCAGCAGGCGCTGGCTCCATGGACGTAGTGCGTCTGGTGGAGGAGGTCAAGGAGGCCTTCGACGTTCCCCTGGAAAACGAGCAGGTCTTCATGGCGCCCGTATTCGAGGAGTTCTTCGGCCTGCTGGTGAGGATTATCCGCCAGGGAAGTGGCGGTGCCGCTGGCCAGCAGTTGGACTTTGAGGGATTCACATTGAGGGCCAACAAACGGGAGATCCGAGTGCCCACCCAGCTGTTCATCAATGGTGAGTTTGTGGATGCCGAGGGCAAGCGCACACTGGACATTGTCAATCCCACCGACGAGGAGGTGCTCTGCCAGGTGGCCTGTGCCACCGCCAACGATGTGGACAAGGCGGTGCAGGCGGCCCACTCCGCCTTCTACGGATCGTGGAAGCAGATCTCATCCAGACAGCGTGGCCAGCTGATGCTCAACCTGGCCGATCTGATGGAGCGGCACAAGGAGGAGCTGGCCACCATTGAGTCGGTGGACTCGGGTGCCGTTTACACGCTGGCCCTGAAGACCCACGTGGGCATGTCCATCGATGCGTGGCGCTACTTTGCCGGCTGCTGCGACAAGATCCAGGGCAGCACCATACCCGTCAATCCGGCCAGGCCCAACAATGTGCTGACCTTCACCCGCAAGGAGCCGATCGGGGTGTGTGGTCTGATCACGCCCTGGAACTACCCCCTGATGATGCTGTCCTGGAAAATGGCCGCCTGCATTGCCGCCGGAAACACCTGTCTGATCAAGCCGGCGCAGACCTGTCCCCTTACCGCTCTCAAGTTCGCCGAGCTGACTGTCCTGGCCGGATTTCCACCGGGCGTGATCAATGTCCTGCCCGGCAAGGGATCGGAGGCAGGTCAGGCTGTGGCCGACCATCAACTGGTGCGCAAGCTGGGCTTCACCGGCTCCACGCCCGTGGGCAAGCACATCATGAAGTCCTGCGCCGACTCCAATCTGAAGAAGTGCTCCTTGGAGCTGGGCGGCAAGAGTCCATTGATTGTCTTCGCCGACTGCGATATGGACAAGGCGGTCAAACAT GGCATGTCTTCGGTGTTCTTCAACAAGGGAGAGAACTGCATCGCCGCTGGACGACTGTTCGTGGAGGATCGTATCCATGACGAGTTCGTGCGACGCGTCCTCAAGGACCTGCGCACCATGACCATTGGCGATCCGCTGAACCGGTCGACGGCCCACGGACCGCAGAACCACAAGGCGCACTTCGACAAGCTGCTGGACTTCTGCCAAAGGGGCGTGGCCGAGGGCGCCCAACTGGTGTACGGCGGATGCCGGGTGCCGAATCTCAAGGGCTACTTCTTCACGCCCACGGTATTCACGAACGTTACGGACGACATGTACATTGCGCAGGAGGAGTCCTTCGGACCGATCATGATAATCTCCAAGTTCAATGGCAGCGACGTGGACTCCCTATTCCAGCGGGCCAATCGAACGGAGTACGGCCTGGCCAGTGGCGTCTTCACCAAGGACATTGGCAAGGCCCTCAGCTTCGCCGATCGCATTGAGGCCGGCACCGTGTTCATCAACGTTTACAACAAGACGGACGTGGCCGCTCCCTTCGGTGGCTTCAAGCAGAGCGGCTATGGCAAGGACCTGGGTCAGGAAGCACTCAATGAGTACCTGAAGACCAAGTGTGTGACTGTGGAGTACTGA
- the LOC128261807 gene encoding sodium/potassium-transporting ATPase subunit beta-2 yields the protein MADKKIGEYYSPPVKMGKWEGFKKFLWNSETSQCLGRTGSSWAKILLFYIIFYAALTGFFAAIFTVFYQTLDNEKPKWMLDNGLIGSNPGLGFRPMPPEANVESTLVWYEASKKDNYKYWVEETSKFLKSYEDLEKQNQVNCSFEHPPPEDKVCGIDISTFAPCTADSQFGYNVARPCIFLKLNKIYNWVPEIYNDSKTLPEHMPEELKQHIKEKQSLRPNETNVVWVSCEGENPADVENIKARDYYPRMGFPRYYFPFKNIMGYIPPIVAVQFTVETGVLINIECKAWARNINHDRSDRRGSVHFELMVD from the exons atggCCGATAAGAAAATTGGTGAATACTATTCACCGCCAGTTAAAATGGGCAAATGGGAGggtttcaaaaaattcctaTGGAACAGTGAAACTAGCCAATGCCTTGGACGTACCGGTTCCAGTTGGG CGAAAATTCTTCTGTTCtacataatattttatgcGGCGTTAACTGGATTCTTTGCTGCCATATTTACGGTGTTCTATCAAACGTTGGACAATGAGAAGCCCAAATGGATGCTTGACAATGGTTTGATTGGATCCAACCCAG GTCTTGGCTTCCGACCCATGCCCCCAGAGGCGAATGTTGAGAGCACATTAGTTTGGTACGAAGCATCCAAGAAGGATAACTACAAATACTGGGTCGAGGAGACTTCAAAATTCCTGAAat CATACGAGGATCTTGAGAAGCAGAACCAAGTGAACTGCAGCTTCGAGCATCCACCACCAGAAGACAAAGTATGCGGCATTGACATCTCGACCTTTGCCCCATGTACAGCTGACAGCCAATTTGGCTATAACGTGGCCAGACCCTGTATATTCCTTAAGTTGAATAAG ATCTACAACTGGGTGCCAGAAATTTACAACGATTCAAAGACCTTGCCAGAGCATATGCCCGAGGAACTGAAACAGCACATCAAGGAAAAGCAAAGCCTGCGACCCAATGAA ACAAACGTAGTCTGGGTGTCGTGCGAGGGTGAGAATCCTGCCGATGTTGAGAACATTAAAGCACGTGATTACTATCCGCGCATGGGTTTCCCTCGTTACTATTTCCCCTTCAAAAACATTATGGGATACATACCGCCTATTGTTGCTGTTCAATTTACCGTTGAAA CCGGCGTTTTGATCAACATTGAGTGCAAAGCCTGGGCCCGCAACATCAACCACGACCGCTCAGACAGAAGAGGATCCGTTCACTTCGAGTTGATGGTTGATTAA
- the LOC128262105 gene encoding dynein axonemal assembly factor 1 homolog encodes MSQGTARREITCLNRITPKKLKDLCKKNKLYQTPRLNDVLYLHYQGYQSIECLEEYTELKCLWLECNAISEIQGLEQLTKLKCLFLQNNLITKIENLEPCRELDTLNLSSNHIRKIQNIGTDILPVLNTLNIASNYLKDSDSLSDLIHCKTLSVLDLSNNRIDDILIVKVFEQMPALKVLVLQGNPVVSRLPQYRKTLILACKELTYLDSRPVFPRDRACAEAWKQDGYEGERRENNRWNRAEHRKTRESVNCTIRMRNSHRPPDQQDPLLRSSDSEDDTCAEKTRKKVELENGAVDDLWDEVSGEQPSSEHSSTSSSSPDENDAAGSQDDHIAEELSSRTRRPLEGRPKCLYENELEPAEETKEMVKEVEPESITANVSEDIIKTKHSDDKEVKNIVCVPIQEAKLEELNIREEHIDKDNRNALVEVCHTEKPQENDETFGNTETQVKTPEQDSKTKAVEIQNIEEDVLDLHKIKLDTELEVKSLEQDKLEELNIREENSDKDKRNALVKDCNTEIPQENDETLGGTVIEVKTPEQDSVNKAAETQNIEDDLDLHNIKLNTETEVKTLEQINVAKTQNVKEGIPNQHSINSNEDFTTQGDSSSELENTEDLEHTCKALTIVANNDELGHDPTSKEIKEKLIEKMYKSFGDDIYENLDDEPLEMLLKGTTTNYHPEEGLCGEDTKTPRDFYQEVEEPSFTPKTKEQLDFELDCAIANDKCAHDLQEMGSQLEEDLEELRQSTALLTGAKKVESVQTDTETETDEEDLTTQQDSKSHFLAQQFDERRKQMKLRDEARAKAKAKAEEESQKDAATDTILKDTVADAGQDQLFAKILDDATDNVPKRIFGSGCDAPSQDWSSEECMRQLTLAEVNDILREDDNVFTQPITNKTSLEEAEEVCLRMDQKLAADEEALRNLLQELEDEVEVKYDIETKVEYEEEIIITTEEPDVADICTSLLDDIIVELTYNEMLLAKKPKSFEFGPIESDEEFSYSAEPQLEKLVRPELEDPARGKSLRECLDVFSDFVNSMADPKLPCLLGRNPSSGVDKIRAAQNLLKSKNLEEINKDTAESMYAQIAKEKERVSRRVAASASRCFNQRDKYEDTLEVVDNKLMVVKKDTGELEELPPPPALISDTESEDYYSAEEVTPGKGDIRRPWTTPYKPKPRKSEEHLVSEAMQQCRIESDSEDSNPDDAKENPPVEDEFHSLEAMTTFGSLDSEFFQKLDLEKVTGNDDAESAIECMRSYKELKACMKAGSMEHQLTSEENEMLQEMLSKDSEQNKPKSNNPQREEEDDLLKKMVQRMKEFEEKERQLKLKPEDDPKELDPIKLSQGGFKVFEISQADVASMENEGDGILETKDSKDDIKVEQVKPSQVEESGDPSIKTPDQIAPKNARIDDDIQSDPSTDYESSEEVVVVEPPKLPEAVLKSFLSDGFEADLKMVHALEEATRRNLYSPNPKRFPQSTVNEDPLPGNDLQEKEQETTLPTDQSSSAKAKWARIAARLPEFLDPETIAMLDKQEFAETDESEDEEDENFITDLITSSVTDTAAIEEEKLGNEEKLVVTEYIGDGNPGQLKANEMKSREEKLISNIGIRNFKGGAGDMATEDTIKEQPTAVEEILTTFSNENEKQASANTPNQNAPTKPFLIDYFEAGEPTVEIENFGDTESLKTEQIQCNLEILSDDGDVVVEEVKVSAQVTFK; translated from the exons atgtcacAAGGAACAGCACGCAGGGAGATAACCTGTCTAAATCGTATAACGCCCAAGAAATTAAAGGACCTGTGCAAGAAGAACAAGTTATATCAGACACCGCGTTTAAATGATGTTCTCTATTTGCACTATCAGG gCTATCAGTCCATTGAGTGCTTGGAGGAGTACACGGAGCTCAAGTGTTTGTGGCTAGAGTGCAATGCAATTTCTGAAATTCAAGGATTGGAGCAATTGACAAAACTAAAGTGTCTTTTTCTCCAGAACAATCTGATCACGAAGATTGAGAATTTGGAGCCATGCCGCGAACTAGATACTTTAAATCTAAGCTCAAATCATATTcgcaaaattcaaaacattggCACCGATATTTTGCCAGTTTTAAATACACTTAATATAGCTTCGAATTATTTGAAGGACAGCGATAGCCTTTCGGACTTAATTCATTGCAAGACCCTCTCTGTGCTGGATTTATCGAACAACCGCATTGATGACATATTAATTGTGAAAGTGTTTGAGCAGATGCCCGCCCTGAAAGTCCTGGTGTTGCAAGGAAACCCAGTTGTGTCCAGACTGCCCCAGTATCGCAAGACATTAATACTGGCCTGT AAAGAACTTACTTATTTGGATAGTCGTCCAGTTTTTCCACGCGATCGAGCATGTGCTGAGGCTTG GAAACAAGATGGCTACGAAGGTGAGCGCAGGGAAAACAATCGTTGGAACCGAGCTGAACATAGGAAAACACGTGAGAGCGTCAATT GCACCATACGCATGCGCAATAGCCACCGTCCACCAGATCAGCAGGATCCGCTGCTGAGATCCAGTGACTCTGAGGATGACACATGTGCCGAAAAGACCCGCAAAAAGGTGGAGCTGGAAAACGGTGCTGTCGATGATTTGTGGGATGAGGTGTCGGGTGAACAGCCCAGCTCGGAGCACAGCTCCACCAGTTCTAGTTCGCCCGATGAAAATGACGCTGCAGGCTCTCAGGACGATCACATTGCTGAGGAATTGAGTAGTCGCACACGTAGGCCCCTTGAAGGACGTCCAAAGTGCCTGTATGAAAATGAATTGGAACCTGCGGAGGAAACCAAGGAAATGGTTAAAGAAGTAGAGCCTGAAAGTATAACAGCCAATGTCTCTGAGgatattattaaaactaaacattcCGACGAtaaagaagtaaaaaatatcGTTTGTGTTCCAATACAAGAGGCCAAACTAGAAGAATTGAATATAAGAGAAGAACATATAGACAAGGATAACAGAAATGCTTTAGTAGAAGTTTGCCATACTGAAAAACCTCAGGAAAATGACGAAACATTCGGAAATACAGAGACACAAGTAAAAACTCCTGAGCAAGATAGTAAAACTAAGGCAGTTGAGATTCAAAACATTGAAGAAGATGTTTTAGACctgcataaaataaaattagataCAGAGCTAGAAGTAAAAAGTCTTGAACAGGATAAGCTAGAAGAACTGAATATAAGAGAAGAAAATTCGGACAAGGATAAAAGAAATGCTTTAGTAAAAGATTGCAATACTGAAATACCTCAAGAAAATGACGAAACATTGGGAGGTACAGTGATAGAAGTAAAAACTCCTGAGCAAGACAGTGTAAATAAAGCAGCTGAGACTCAAAACATTGAAGATGATTTAGATCTGcataacataaaattaaatacagagACAGAAGTAAAAACTCTTGAACAGATAAATGTCGCTAAAACTCAAAACGTTAAAGAAGGCATTCCAAATCAGCATTCAATAAACTCAAATGAAGATTTCACTACCCAAGGCGACAGCAGTTCGGAGCTAGAAAACACTGAGGATCTGGAACATACTTGCAAAGCTCTGACAATTGTGGCTAATAACGACGAACTAGGCCATGACCCAACAAGCAaagaaatcaaagaaaaattaattgagaAAATGTACAAGAGCTTTGGAGATGATATTTACGAAAACCTCGACGACGAACCCCTCGAAATGCTGTTGAAAGGAACCACAACCAATTACCACCCAGAAGAAGGACTTTGTGGCGAGGACACCAAGACGCCGAGGGACTTTTACCAAGAAGTTGAGGAGCCGTCTTTCACACCGAAGACCAAAGAGCAACTAGACTTTGAGCTGGACTGTGCCATTGCCAATGACAAGTGTGCTCATGACTTGCAGGAGATGGGTAGCCAGTTGGAGGAGGATCTGGAGGAGCTCAGGCAGTCCACAGCGCTTTTAACAGGAGCTAAGAAGGTCGAATCCGTTCAAACAGatacagaaacagaaacagatgAGGAGGACCTTACAACCCAGCAGGATTCAAAGTCTCATTTTCTAGCACAGCAATTCGATGAACGGCGTAAGCAAATGAAGTTAAGAGACGAAGCCAGAGCCAAGGCTAAAGCTAAAGCCGAAGAAGAATCCCAGAAAGATGCAGCTACAGACACGATTTTAAAGGACACTGTCGCAGATGCAGGGCAGGATCAATTGTTTGCCAAGATATTGGACGATGCAACGGATAATGTACCCAAGCGCATCTTTGGCTCTGGCTGTGATGCACCCAGTCAAGATTGGTCCAGCGAAGAGTGCATGCGTCAGTTGACTCTCGCCGAGGTGAATGACATCCTCAGGGAAGACGACAATGTGTTTACCCAACCCATAACGAATAAAACAAGCCTCGAAGAGGCTGAGGAAGTCTGCCTTCGAATGGACCAAAAGTTGGCCGCCGACGAGGAGGCTCTACGCAATTTGCTGCAGGAACTGGAGGATGAGGTTGAGGTCAAGTATGACATTGAAACGAAGGTGGAGTACGAGGAGGAAATCATCATCACCACAGAAGAACCCGATGTGGCCGATATTTGTACCTCCTTGCTGGACGACATCATTGTTGAGCTGACCTACAATGAGATGTTGCTGGCCAAGAAGCCCAAGAGTTTCGAGTTTGGTCCAATTGAATCCGACGAGGAATTCAGCTACTCTGCAGAGCCGCAGCTGGAGAAGTTGGTGCGCCCGGAACTGGAGGATCCGGCACGTGGTAAAAGCCTTCGCGAATGCCTGGATGTCTTTTCAGACTTTGTCAACTCGATGGCTGATCCCAAGTTGCCCTGTTTGCTGGGTCGTAATCCGTCCTCGGGTGTGGACAAAATTCGTGCCGCCCAGAACTTGTTGAAGTCAAAGAATCTAGAGGAAATTAACAAGGATACGGCTGAAAGCATGTACGCCCAGATAGCCAAGGAAAAGGAGAGGGTTAGCAGGCGCGTGGCTGCCTCCGCTAGCCGGTGTTTTAATCAACGAGACAAATATGAGGATACCCTGGAGGTGGTGGACAACAAACTGATGGTGGTGAAGAAGGACACAGGGGAGCTGGAAGAGCTGCCACCACCTCCAGCGTTAATCAGCGACACTGAGTCCGAGGACTACTACTCAGCCGAAGAGGTTACGCCTGGCAAAGGGGACATTCGACGTCCTTGGACAACCCCCTACAAGCCAAAACCTCGGAAATCCGAGGAACATCTTGTCTCTGAGGCCATGCAGCAATGTCGAATCGAATCCGACTCGGAAGACTCCAATCCAGACGATGCCAAAGAGAACCCTCCCGTTGAGGACGAATTCCATTCACTTGAAGCTATGACAACCTTCGGCAGCCTTGACTCTGAATTCTTTCAAAAGCTAGATCTTGAGAAAGTCACCGGAAACGATGATGCGGAATCGGCCATCGAGTGCATGCGAAGCTACAAAGAACTAAAAGCCTGCATGAAAGCCGGATCGATGGAGCATCAGCTGACCAGTGAGGAAAACGAGATGTTGCAGGAAATGCTTTCCAAGGACTCGGAACAAAACAAGCCCAAGTCGAACAATCCTCAAAGGGAAGAAGAGGATGACCTACTAAAGAAAATGGTTCAGCGCATGAAAGAGTTTGAAGAAAAAGAGCGtcagctgaagctgaagccaGAAGATGATCCCAAGGAGCTGGATCCTATCAAGTTATCCCAGGGTGGGTTTAAGGTTTTCGAAATTTCACAGGCGGATGTCGCTAGCATGGAAAATGAAGGTGATGGGATACTAGAAACTAAAGATTCAAAAGATGACATCAAAGTGGAACAAGTGAAGCCATCTCAGGTTGAGGAAAGTGGTGATCCATCAATTAAGACCCCAGATCAAATAGCCCCAAAGAACGCCCGTATTGACGATGATATTCAGTCTGATCCCTCAACGGATTACGAGTCCAGCGAAGAGGTAGTTGTGGTAGAGCCGCCAAAACTCCCCGAAGCAGTGCTCAAATCCTTCCTTTCTGACGGTTTTGAGGCAGACTTAAAAATGGTTCACGCCCTTGAAGAAGCCACTCGACGAAATCTTTATAGCCCTAATCCCAAAAGATTTCCGCAATCAACAGTGAATGAAGATCCCTTGCCAGGGAATGATTTGCAGGAAAAAGAACAGGAAACAACATTGCCAACCGATCAGTCCTCAAGTGCTAAGGCCAAGTGGGCCAGAATAGCGGCGAGATTGCCTGAGTTTCTTGATCCTGAGACGATCGCAATGTTGGATAAACAAGAGTTTGCTGAGACCGATGAATCTGAAGACGAAGAGGACGAAAACTTTATTACAGACTTAATTACCAGCTCAGTAACTGATACAGCGGCGATTGAAGAAGAAAAGCTTGGAAATGAAGAAAAACTAGTTGTAACAGAATATATAGGCGATGGAAACCCGGGTCAGTTAAAGGCCAATGAAATGAAAAGCCGTGAGGAAAAGCTCATATCTAATATTGGTATAAGAAACTTTAAAGGCGGAGCCGGAGACATGGCTACTGAAGATACAATAAAGGAGCAACCAACTGCAGTTGAAGAGATCTTAACTACATTTTccaatgaaaatgaaaaacaagccTCAGCTAACACACCCAATCAAAATGCTCCAACTAAACCCTTTTTGATAGACTATTTTGAGGCTGGAGAACCAACCgttgaaattgaaaactttgGCGACACAGAATCTTTGAAAACGGAACAAATTCAGTGCAACCTTGAGATTCTAAGCGATGATGGAGACGTTGTGGTTGAAGAGGTCAAAGTCAGTGCTCAGGTGACCTTTAAATAG
- the LOC128262261 gene encoding CD63 antigen gives MASGGLTCVKYLTFFCNLLFALTGLLIFLVGGMVQLNYAHYSNFVSDHIWTAPIILMIVGAAVAVICFLGCCGALKESSCMILSFAILAVVIFLFEIGLGAAGYIKHTGLQQLMEGQFNSTMKHYKERADYRDAWSLLQTELDCCGTYGPNDWEIILANKTLPAACCSIINLSEAKECTVVHAAQQGCLQKLLGILDSKTLILASVVLAVAGIQMLTILFACCLFRSFRRSYDHV, from the exons ATGGCATCCGGCGGCTTGACATGTGTCAAATACTTGACATTCTTTTGCAATCTTCTCTTTGCG CTTACCGGTCTTCTCATCTTTCTGGTGGGTGGCATGGTTCAACTGAACTATGCTCACTACTCGAACTTCGTTAGCGATCACATCTGGACCGCTCCCATTATACTGATGATTGTGGGAGCCGCCGTGGCCGTCATTTGCTTCTTGGGATGCTGCGGGGCCCTCAAGGAGAGCAGTTGCATGATACTGAGCTTCGCCATACTCGCCGTGGTGATCTTTCTGTTCGAGATCGGACTGGGCGCCGCCGGTTATATAAAGCATACCGGACTGCAGCAGCTGATGGAGGGTCAGTTCAATTCGACCATGAAGCACTACAAGGAGCGGGCCGACTACCGGGATGCTTGGTCCCTGCTGCAGACCGAGCTGGACTGCTGCGGCACCTATGGACCCAACGACTGGGAGATAATCCTGGCTAACAAAACCCTGCCGGCGGCGTGCTGCTCTATAATTAACTTGAGCGAGGCCAAGGAATGCACAGTGGTTCATGCCGCACAGCAGGGATGCTTGCAGAAACTTTTGGGAATCTTGGACTCGAAGACTTTAATCTTGGCCTCTGTGGTTTTGGCAGTGGCTGGTATTCAG ATGCTCACCATACTGTTCGCCTGCTGCCTCTTTCGTTCGTTTCGCAGGAGCTACGACCATGTTTAG
- the LOC128261781 gene encoding putative gustatory receptor 39b, whose translation MLYSLQTYLKYFAFLGIVPWSENSANSRFIQRVYSVFLIVFNIATFGLAIYFPQKRELFLSLMVNVIVFAAKIVCVTVIVLQMIFHYDDYYRFCMEIKCLRLGFQCELKMQVEGMNWKSYAKILGLGAGLLLTILPSVYVAVSNSLLYFWPSLLSILVIRMQSVLMLLYVDILGHHVNLLGKRLQDVLNCHLKGGNCILDGNCNQLCSLEFLLALKHNHMGLYYLFTHFNGLFGWSIVCIYVVMILDSTVNIYWTQQVLAEVYEYRYLYATFAVYIPSIIMIFIFCRGGEFCKRQNVIIGSYLRNLACHPAPAKEPAYNELLSEFIMQVEQNSLAINAEGFMNIDNSLLMSILAAKVTYMIVLMQFSSY comes from the exons ATGCTGTATTCCCTACAAACGTACCTCAAATACTTTGCCTTCCTGGGCATTGTGCCTTGGTCAGAGAATTCTGCCAACTCTCGGTTTATACAAAGAGTTTACTCGGTTTTCTTgattgttttcaatattgcTACTTTTGGGCTTGCAATATATTTTCCTCAGAAAAGAGAACTGTTTCTTTCGCTGATGGTCAACGTGATTGTTTTCGCAGCTAAAATTGTGTGCGTCACTGTCATCGTGCTTCAGATGATATTTCACTACGATGACTACTACAGATTCTGCATGGAAATTAAATGTCTGCGGTTGGGATTTCAGTGCGAGCTTAAGATGCAAGTTGAAGGCATGAACTGGAAGTCGTATGCCAAAATTTTGGGACTTGGTGCTGGGCTTTTGCTGACAATACTGCCCTCCGTCTATGTTGCTGTGAGCAATAGTCTTCTATATTTCTGGCCCTCGCTCTTATCAATCCTTGTCATTCGGATGCAAAGCGTATTGATGCTGCTCTATGTGGATATTTTGGGTCACCATGTCAATCTGCTGGGAAAGCGACTCCAGGACGTACTCAACTGCCACCTGAAGGGCGGCAACTGCATTCTGGATGGTAACTGCAATCAGCTTTGCTCCCTGGAATTTTTATTGGCCCTCAAACACAATCATATGGGGCTCTACTATCTGTTCACCCACTTCAATGGCCTTTTTGGCTGGTCCATAGTCTGCATTTATGTGGTCATGATTTTGGACAGTACGGTCAACATTTACTGGACCCAGCAAGTTCTGGCGGAGGTCTATGAATACAGATACCTCTATGCAACATTTGCAGTCTATATACCCTCCATCATcatgattttcattttttgccgTGGTGGAGAGTTTTGTAAAAGGCAG AACGTGATAATTGGCAGTTATTTGAGGAACTTGGCCTGCCACCCTGCACCCGCAAAGGAACCAGCATATAATGAACTGCTCTCAGAATTTATCATGCAAGTGGAACAAAATTCGTTGGCCATCAATGCCGAGGGCTTTATGAACATCGATAATTCGCTGCTAATGTCG ATATTGGCTGCCAAAGTTACCTATATGATCGTGCTCATGCAATTTAGTAGTTATTAG